A genome region from Psychrilyobacter piezotolerans includes the following:
- the recQ gene encoding DNA helicase RecQ has protein sequence MNKAYEILKKYFGYSSFKEGQEPIIKSILDGHDTLGIMPTGGGKSICYQIPALIFEGITLVVSPLISLMQDQVDALNTLGVSSVYINSTLTPKEMHTIYMEISNGDHKIIYVTPERFENSEFIDRIRMEKISQIAIDEAHCISQWGHDFRRSYLNVPDFIKQLPSSPIITAFTATATPKVREDIIKNLRFKPNVFISGFDRKNLKFTTVKGVNSLSYIKKYLKEHSDEGGIIYASTRKEVDSIYSELADRGYRVGKYHAGMSDNERQQNQDDFINDKLTLMVATNAFGMGIDKSNVRFVIHSNLPKDLESYYQEAGRAGRDGLDAHCILIFNPKDIQTQTFFINNNQFESSEEIMNIKREKLGSMVNYCHTSKCVRSYILEYFGDDRIENCDNCSNCLDDGEVEDITIEVQKILSCVYRTEQRFGINMIVGVLGGSKNKSILNWNLDKASTYGLLSDYSQKDIRALVDLLVGDEYLEVTKTEFPTLRLTKKAFEFIKSKENFTRKVTKIQRKTTYEWEGSFDLLRKLRADIARTEGKPPYTIFSDKTIQEMARYLPTDYEGLLDISGVGEKKYEKYGIKFLEVIKEIKGDTSPIEVKEVLKKEAKPKKASTKDSTHRISYQLFLEGKNVGEIAAERKSKFDTILSHLFKCMDEGLEVDLSRIVDSEKKKTILAAIEKVGGTLLRPIKDELPKDIEYYEIKAVLQELKVNQV, from the coding sequence ATGAATAAAGCTTATGAAATTTTAAAAAAATATTTTGGATATAGCAGTTTTAAAGAGGGACAGGAACCCATCATTAAAAGTATCCTGGACGGCCATGATACCTTGGGAATTATGCCCACCGGGGGAGGTAAATCCATCTGCTACCAGATTCCCGCTCTGATATTTGAGGGGATAACCCTTGTGGTGTCTCCTCTAATCTCCCTTATGCAGGATCAGGTAGATGCATTGAATACATTGGGAGTATCATCGGTCTATATCAACAGCACCCTGACACCTAAAGAGATGCACACCATCTATATGGAGATCTCAAATGGAGACCATAAGATTATCTATGTCACCCCGGAAAGATTTGAAAATTCAGAGTTTATCGACAGGATCAGAATGGAAAAGATATCCCAGATAGCCATAGACGAGGCACATTGTATCTCCCAGTGGGGGCATGATTTTAGAAGATCATACCTCAATGTTCCTGATTTTATAAAACAACTTCCCAGCAGCCCGATAATTACAGCATTTACAGCTACTGCAACTCCCAAAGTCAGGGAAGATATTATAAAAAACCTGAGGTTCAAGCCCAATGTCTTCATAAGCGGGTTCGACAGGAAAAACCTGAAATTTACCACTGTAAAAGGTGTTAACAGTTTGTCCTATATCAAAAAATACCTCAAAGAACACAGCGATGAGGGGGGAATTATCTATGCCTCCACAAGGAAGGAAGTCGATTCCATCTATTCAGAGTTAGCTGACCGTGGATACAGGGTAGGGAAATATCATGCCGGGATGTCCGATAACGAAAGACAGCAGAACCAGGATGATTTTATAAATGATAAACTAACCCTCATGGTTGCCACCAATGCCTTTGGGATGGGAATAGATAAGTCCAATGTACGTTTTGTTATCCACAGCAACCTGCCAAAAGATCTGGAAAGCTACTATCAGGAAGCCGGGAGAGCCGGGAGAGACGGGTTGGATGCTCACTGTATATTAATATTCAATCCCAAAGATATACAGACCCAGACTTTTTTCATAAACAACAATCAGTTTGAATCCTCCGAGGAGATCATGAATATCAAACGGGAAAAATTGGGTTCCATGGTGAACTACTGCCATACTTCTAAATGTGTCAGATCATATATTTTAGAATATTTTGGGGATGACAGGATAGAAAACTGCGACAATTGCAGTAACTGCCTGGATGACGGTGAAGTAGAAGACATCACAATTGAGGTTCAAAAAATACTTTCCTGTGTCTACCGTACAGAGCAGAGATTTGGAATAAATATGATTGTAGGAGTCCTGGGAGGCTCTAAAAATAAGAGTATCCTCAACTGGAATTTAGACAAAGCATCTACCTATGGGCTCCTCTCCGATTATTCCCAAAAAGACATCAGAGCTTTGGTGGACCTCCTTGTAGGAGATGAATATTTAGAAGTTACTAAAACAGAGTTCCCGACTTTGAGGCTGACTAAAAAAGCCTTTGAATTTATAAAGAGTAAGGAGAATTTTACCAGAAAGGTAACGAAAATCCAGAGAAAAACTACCTATGAATGGGAGGGCAGCTTTGATCTCCTTCGTAAACTTCGAGCTGATATTGCAAGGACTGAAGGGAAACCGCCATATACTATATTTTCCGATAAAACCATCCAGGAGATGGCCAGATATCTCCCTACTGACTATGAAGGTCTATTGGATATAAGTGGTGTAGGAGAGAAAAAATATGAAAAATACGGAATAAAATTTTTAGAGGTAATAAAAGAGATAAAGGGAGACACCAGCCCCATAGAAGTGAAGGAAGTCCTAAAAAAAGAGGCTAAACCTAAAAAAGCAAGTACCAAGGACAGCACCCACAGGATCTCCTACCAATTATTTTTAGAGGGTAAAAATGTGGGTGAAATTGCAGCTGAAAGAAAAAGTAAGTTCGATACCATCCTCAGCCATCTCTTCAAATGTATGGACGAGGGATTAGAAGTTGACCTGTCCAGGATCGTGGACAGTGAAAAAAAGAAAACGATACTGGCTGCCATAGAAAAGGTCGGCGGAACTCTCCTCCGGCCCATAAAAGATGAACTTCCCAAGGATATTGAATATTATGAGATCAAGGCGGTACTTCAGGAGCTCAAAGTAAATCAAGTGTGA
- a CDS encoding NUDIX hydrolase: MRILRKVTLENTKLEGKKIYKRIAARGIILDGENILLLYTKRYDDYSFPGGGVDQGENLIEGVKREINEETGAKNIEILAEYGVYDEMKPIHKKNYDYVNMTSHFFICDIHKELGETNLEDYEINNGMDARWVNIYEAIAHNKEVIKNQPETIGLFIDRELFMLELVAKELIEKN; this comes from the coding sequence ATGAGAATACTTAGAAAAGTTACCCTGGAAAATACAAAATTAGAGGGAAAAAAAATATATAAAAGAATAGCTGCCAGGGGAATTATCTTAGACGGTGAAAACATCTTACTGCTCTATACAAAAAGGTATGATGACTACAGTTTCCCAGGGGGAGGAGTCGACCAAGGCGAAAATCTTATCGAGGGTGTAAAAAGAGAGATCAATGAGGAGACAGGAGCTAAAAATATAGAGATATTGGCTGAATATGGTGTCTATGACGAGATGAAACCTATCCATAAAAAAAACTATGATTATGTCAATATGACCTCACATTTTTTCATCTGCGATATCCACAAGGAATTAGGAGAAACTAATTTAGAAGATTACGAGATCAATAATGGTATGGATGCCAGATGGGTAAATATCTATGAGGCTATTGCCCACAACAAAGAAGTTATCAAAAATCAGCCTGAAACCATTGGTCTTTTTATAGACAGAGAATTATTTATGCTGGAATTAGTGGCAAAGGAATTAATAGAGAAAAATTAA
- a CDS encoding multicopper oxidase family protein → MKKLLFLIFNLIFFISCYTSSPPVSDFSRDLPVPPLLEGTLADGEINYEFEVKKGETEIIEGIKTETYGYNGNILGPTIKVRKGKNYRFKIYNNLGERTSVHWHGLRVPGEMDGGPNQMFIDGDYWEPHYKIEQPAATLWYHPHTWHKTGEHAYMGLAGIYIIEDEISDNLPIPKEYGVDDFPIIVQDKRFDRWGNLVYSNEHIGAMYGMRGDTLIVNGILAPALDINKKYIRFRILNGSNASNYLYSFSDNRDFYQIATDGGFLEKSNKLKKIFLSPGERVEIIVEFKDQDKNKNLYLRTDNKNIMKFNVKKLNKNIEKIPAKLVNFQEYDIPFNVKTREFILQGLGHMVTINGKQINMNRVDEYVNLNEIEIWEIRNIGTMHGTMMGGMMGGGRINPNDDTGFSNGGRSLNGHSFHVHAVQFRVLERNGQKPKAFEDGWKDTIFIDMEDVVRVAVKFEDKGLFMYHCHILEHEDNGMMGTFLVE, encoded by the coding sequence ATGAAAAAATTATTATTTTTGATCTTTAACCTTATATTTTTCATCTCTTGTTATACATCTTCGCCCCCTGTATCTGATTTTTCCAGGGATCTGCCTGTCCCTCCTCTTTTAGAGGGAACACTTGCAGATGGGGAGATCAACTATGAATTTGAGGTAAAAAAAGGAGAAACTGAAATTATAGAGGGGATAAAAACCGAAACCTATGGATATAACGGAAATATTTTGGGTCCTACTATAAAAGTTCGGAAAGGGAAAAATTATAGGTTTAAAATATATAATAACCTGGGAGAAAGAACCAGCGTCCACTGGCATGGTCTTCGAGTTCCCGGCGAGATGGATGGCGGCCCCAATCAAATGTTTATTGATGGAGATTACTGGGAACCACATTATAAAATAGAACAACCTGCCGCTACCCTGTGGTACCATCCCCATACTTGGCATAAAACAGGGGAACATGCATATATGGGCTTAGCTGGTATCTATATTATAGAAGATGAAATCTCCGATAATCTCCCCATTCCAAAGGAGTATGGTGTAGATGATTTTCCAATTATTGTCCAAGATAAACGATTTGATAGATGGGGAAATCTGGTCTATTCCAATGAACATATAGGGGCTATGTATGGAATGAGAGGAGATACCTTAATAGTCAACGGAATCCTTGCTCCCGCTTTAGATATAAATAAAAAATATATTCGATTCAGAATTTTAAACGGTTCCAATGCCAGTAATTATTTATATAGCTTCAGCGATAACAGGGATTTTTACCAAATAGCTACCGATGGCGGGTTTTTAGAAAAATCCAATAAACTAAAAAAAATATTCCTATCTCCTGGTGAAAGGGTGGAAATCATTGTGGAGTTTAAGGACCAGGATAAAAATAAAAATTTATATCTACGTACAGATAATAAAAATATAATGAAATTCAATGTAAAAAAATTAAATAAAAATATAGAAAAAATCCCTGCTAAGCTGGTAAATTTTCAAGAATATGATATTCCATTCAATGTAAAAACCAGAGAATTTATCCTCCAGGGATTGGGACACATGGTTACTATCAATGGAAAACAAATCAATATGAACAGAGTTGATGAATATGTTAATTTAAATGAAATTGAAATATGGGAGATTAGAAATATTGGAACTATGCACGGCACAATGATGGGGGGGATGATGGGAGGAGGCAGGATAAATCCAAACGATGACACTGGTTTTTCCAATGGCGGCAGATCCCTTAACGGCCATTCTTTTCATGTACACGCAGTACAATTTAGAGTTCTAGAAAGAAATGGCCAAAAACCAAAAGCCTTTGAAGATGGATGGAAAGATACGATTTTTATCGATATGGAAGATGTTGTCAGGGTTGCTGTTAAATTTGAAGATAAAGGGTTATTTATGTACCATTGCCATATCTTAGAACATGAAGATAATGGAATGATGGGAACTTTTTTAGTAGAATAA